In Spiroplasma chinense, a single window of DNA contains:
- the mnmG gene encoding tRNA uridine-5-carboxymethylaminomethyl(34) synthesis enzyme MnmG gives MKADVVVVGAGHAGVEAALASARLGKKTILVNLYEDKIAAMPCNPSIGGPAKGIVVREIDSLGGEMGKAADATALQMKLLNSSRGPGVWALRAQTDKLEYQNYMRKIVKEQSLLELVIGIVHDIMLDEQNNVKSVCLEDGREIECEAVVLTTGTYLSSLIFRGEEKYSAGPNDEITVNSLSKSFEKLGIETLRFKTGTPPRVKKDSIDLSKTALEPGTDRELAFSFSTKNPIKFEDQLPCYLIHSTVETKKIIEDNLHRSAMYSGQVEGIGPRYCPSFEDKIVRFNKKDTHQIFLEPESVHLDTFYVQGFSTSMPIEVQEQMLKSLPGFENVVVDKWAYAIEYDCINPQQLKLSLELQKVGGLFTAGQINGTSGYEEAAGQGLIAGINAVRKIDNKDPLILKRNESYIGVMIDDLVNKGVVEPYRLLTSRAENRLTLRNDNSEIRLRKYGYEVGLVNENEYKEFLEYKKQIEQTIELLKEIRFSPKTELAIELDNLDQAHLTQGLSAYEILKQPKVEINVLKKYINELNNLTDNQLQNVLINIRFEGYIKKENETINKFVRLETKQIPTDIDYSTVENIALEARQKLEKVRPVSIGQASRITGVNPADIQMLLFHLKKKYNEV, from the coding sequence ATGAAGGCGGATGTCGTTGTTGTTGGTGCTGGACACGCAGGAGTAGAAGCTGCACTAGCAAGTGCAAGACTTGGTAAAAAAACTATTCTTGTAAATTTATATGAAGATAAAATAGCAGCAATGCCATGCAACCCTTCAATAGGAGGACCTGCAAAAGGAATTGTTGTAAGAGAAATAGATTCCCTTGGTGGAGAAATGGGTAAAGCAGCTGACGCAACAGCTTTACAAATGAAACTTTTAAATTCATCAAGAGGACCTGGAGTTTGAGCTTTAAGAGCACAAACAGATAAATTAGAATACCAAAACTATATGAGAAAGATTGTCAAAGAACAATCTCTTTTGGAATTGGTAATAGGAATTGTTCACGACATAATGTTGGATGAACAAAATAATGTGAAATCTGTCTGCTTGGAAGATGGAAGAGAAATAGAATGTGAAGCTGTTGTTCTTACAACAGGAACATACTTATCAAGTTTAATTTTTAGAGGTGAAGAAAAATATTCAGCCGGGCCAAATGACGAGATAACTGTTAATTCACTTTCTAAATCTTTTGAAAAATTAGGAATTGAAACTTTAAGATTCAAAACCGGAACTCCTCCAAGAGTTAAAAAAGATTCAATTGATTTATCAAAAACTGCATTGGAACCTGGAACAGATAGAGAACTTGCTTTCTCTTTCTCAACTAAAAATCCAATTAAGTTTGAAGATCAATTGCCATGTTATTTAATTCATTCAACTGTAGAAACAAAAAAAATAATTGAAGACAACTTACACAGAAGTGCAATGTACTCTGGACAAGTTGAAGGTATTGGACCACGATACTGCCCAAGTTTTGAGGACAAGATTGTACGGTTCAATAAGAAAGACACACATCAAATTTTCTTAGAACCTGAATCAGTTCATCTTGATACTTTTTATGTGCAAGGTTTTTCAACTTCAATGCCAATTGAAGTTCAAGAACAAATGCTAAAAAGTTTACCAGGATTTGAAAACGTAGTTGTTGACAAATGAGCGTATGCAATTGAATATGATTGTATAAACCCGCAACAACTAAAACTTTCATTAGAACTTCAAAAAGTTGGTGGACTGTTTACTGCTGGACAAATTAATGGAACAAGTGGATATGAAGAAGCTGCAGGGCAAGGATTAATTGCCGGAATAAACGCAGTAAGAAAAATTGATAACAAAGATCCATTAATTCTTAAAAGAAATGAATCATACATTGGAGTTATGATTGATGATTTAGTTAATAAAGGTGTGGTAGAACCATATCGGTTATTGACAAGTCGGGCAGAGAATCGGCTAACATTAAGAAATGATAATTCAGAAATTCGTTTACGCAAATATGGTTATGAAGTAGGTTTGGTAAACGAAAACGAATACAAAGAATTTTTAGAATATAAAAAACAAATCGAACAAACAATCGAACTTTTAAAAGAAATAAGATTCAGTCCAAAAACTGAACTTGCAATTGAATTAGATAATTTAGATCAAGCACATTTAACTCAAGGGTTAAGTGCTTATGAGATTCTTAAACAACCAAAGGTAGAGATAAATGTTTTAAAAAAATATATTAATGAATTAAATAATTTAACCGACAATCAATTACAAAATGTTTTAATTAACATCAGATTTGAAGGTTACATAAAAAAAGAAAACGAAACAATAAATAAATTTGTGAGGTTGGAAACAAAACAAATTCCAACTGACATAGATTACTCTACAGTAGAAAATATAGCATTAGAGGCAAGACAAAAACTAGAAAAGGTAAGACCTGTTTCAATCGGTCAAGCTTCAAGAATAACTGGAGTTAATCCAGCTGATATTCAAATGTTATTATTTCATTTAAAAAAGAAATACAACGAGGTATAG
- the metG gene encoding methionine--tRNA ligase, producing MKKSFFVSTPIYYPSGKLHIGHTYTTTLADVMARYKKENGYDVFFLTGSDEHGQKIEQKANEANLTPKEYVDGIVESFKDLWTKLHIDFDRFIRTTDEDHMKAVQKIFSLLLEKELIYPSEYKGKYCVSCEEFLTYEQMDENFVHNVCKNVAKDFQEETYMLKVSAFKDFLVDLFKTNFLEPEARKKEMLNNFINNDLEDLSVTRVSFKWGIPVIENSNHVIYVWIDALSNYITALGWGSEDDSLLKKFWSKDSEVLQFVGKEITRFHSIYWPVILKSLDLKMPDKLLSHGWILSGGNKMSKSLGNVVDPIELIEKYSSDAVRFYVANNLPTDKDGNLTEELFVESFNTNLANNVGNLISRVSNMIIKYFDGKLNKVDLDLNRPLVKLGLETIDEYKKQMDVYNISEATQTVLKLGQECNKFIEDTKPWALEKEGKLEELNLVLSILQKNIIIISFLLKPILTENYSKMIGQMGLENNEINFENISENNFDYKQITNKLVLFERIK from the coding sequence ATGAAAAAATCGTTTTTTGTTTCAACGCCAATTTACTACCCAAGTGGTAAATTGCATATTGGACACACATACACAACTACACTAGCTGATGTTATGGCAAGATATAAAAAAGAAAATGGATATGATGTTTTCTTTTTAACAGGTTCAGATGAACATGGACAAAAAATTGAACAAAAAGCAAATGAAGCAAACCTTACACCTAAAGAATATGTGGATGGGATTGTAGAGTCTTTCAAGGATTTATGAACAAAACTTCATATTGACTTTGATAGGTTCATTCGTACAACAGACGAAGATCACATGAAAGCAGTTCAAAAAATATTTTCTTTACTTTTAGAAAAGGAATTAATTTATCCTTCGGAGTACAAAGGGAAATACTGTGTAAGTTGTGAAGAGTTTTTAACTTATGAACAAATGGATGAAAACTTTGTGCATAACGTTTGTAAAAACGTGGCCAAAGATTTTCAAGAAGAAACATATATGTTAAAAGTTTCTGCGTTCAAAGATTTCTTAGTAGATTTATTCAAAACTAATTTCTTAGAACCTGAAGCTAGAAAAAAAGAAATGTTAAATAATTTTATAAATAACGATCTTGAAGATCTTTCTGTAACAAGAGTAAGTTTCAAATGAGGGATACCAGTTATTGAAAATTCTAACCACGTTATTTATGTTTGAATAGATGCACTTTCAAACTACATCACAGCTTTGGGATGAGGAAGTGAAGATGATTCATTGCTAAAAAAATTCTGAAGTAAAGACAGTGAAGTTTTACAATTTGTTGGAAAAGAGATAACTCGCTTCCACTCAATTTATTGACCTGTAATTTTAAAATCACTTGATTTAAAAATGCCAGACAAACTTTTAAGCCATGGTTGAATTCTAAGTGGTGGAAATAAAATGTCAAAATCTTTAGGTAACGTTGTGGACCCAATTGAACTGATTGAAAAGTATTCAAGTGATGCAGTTCGTTTTTATGTGGCAAATAATTTGCCAACAGATAAAGATGGAAACTTAACTGAAGAATTATTTGTGGAATCATTCAATACAAACTTGGCTAACAATGTTGGTAATTTAATTTCAAGAGTATCAAACATGATCATAAAATATTTTGATGGTAAATTAAATAAAGTTGATCTAGACCTTAACCGCCCATTGGTTAAATTAGGTTTAGAAACAATTGATGAATATAAAAAACAAATGGATGTTTATAACATTAGTGAAGCTACACAAACTGTTTTGAAATTAGGACAAGAGTGTAATAAATTTATCGAGGATACAAAACCTTGAGCATTAGAAAAAGAAGGTAAGCTAGAAGAATTAAATTTAGTTCTGTCTATCTTACAAAAAAATATAATTATCATTTCATTTTTACTAAAACCAATTTTAACTGAAAATTATTCTAAGATGATTGGACAAATGGGATTAGAAAATAATGAAATAAATTTTGAAAATATTTCAGAAAACAATTTTGATTACAAACAAATTACAAATAAACTAGTTTTATTTGAAAGAATTAAATAG
- a CDS encoding phosphoribosyltransferase has protein sequence MSDNQKLVTVITEEEIKAAVIKAANEYGKMYENEQLTIVADLSSTFVFVADLIRELPIDVTIQFVAKTKDSNSTKIDLGFETSLKGRNVLIVSDIFYKGNALKKLYDIVNEEEPKDVKILSLIEKKHKDRSAELEVDSLFSIDDIFIVGYGLTANESYRGLKAIYHLQTEEK, from the coding sequence ATGTCAGACAATCAGAAGTTAGTAACGGTAATTACAGAAGAAGAAATTAAAGCTGCTGTAATTAAAGCTGCAAATGAATATGGAAAAATGTACGAAAACGAACAGTTGACAATAGTTGCTGATTTATCTAGCACATTTGTTTTTGTGGCGGACTTAATTCGGGAGTTGCCAATTGATGTAACTATTCAATTTGTGGCAAAAACTAAAGACTCAAATTCAACAAAAATTGATTTGGGATTTGAAACATCATTAAAAGGAAGAAACGTGTTAATAGTTTCAGATATTTTCTATAAAGGAAATGCATTAAAAAAACTTTACGATATTGTAAATGAAGAAGAACCAAAAGATGTAAAGATTTTATCTTTAATTGAAAAAAAACATAAAGATAGATCTGCAGAATTAGAAGTTGATTCTTTATTTTCAATAGACGATATTTTCATCGTTGGTTATGGTTTAACAGCAAATGAAAGTTATAGAGGACTTAAAGCTATTTATCACCTACAAACAGAGGAAAAATAA
- the purB gene encoding adenylosuccinate lyase, whose translation MLDRYAIKEIEKIWDEDNKLETWLDVEKFVVKAWMELGVVPEKDCELIFKNAKINRQRMLEIEKETKHDVVAFTRAISETLGEEKKWIHLGLTSTDVVDTAQNKLIQQSNELVEKALNELLLVLKEKAIEHKEQIIMGRTHGMYGEPTSLGLKFLLWFEEMQRNLERLKLARKQIEVSKISGSMGNYANLELEVEEIVAKEMNLNVDNLSTQVTQRDRHANLIMAFSSIATTLEKMAIEIRHFQRSEVSEICEGFDKGQKGSSSMPHKKNPISSENISGLARYVRSFITMSLENNLLWHERDISHSSNERLMLPDVFNIIIYIINRMKNTIDNVVVNKINIEKHINEQKGLFFSQRVLTYILMKYNYSREQIYDFVQKCTLEAQSNGSEFKEVLLNNGILSYIENEKELEELFDLKFFIRNVDKIFRRVL comes from the coding sequence TTGAAAAAATTTGAGATGAAGATAACAAATTAGAAACATGATTGGATGTTGAAAAATTTGTTGTTAAAGCATGAATGGAATTAGGGGTAGTGCCTGAAAAAGATTGTGAATTAATTTTTAAGAATGCAAAAATAAATAGACAAAGAATGTTGGAAATTGAAAAAGAAACAAAACATGACGTTGTAGCTTTTACGCGTGCAATTTCTGAAACTCTGGGTGAAGAAAAAAAATGAATTCACCTGGGTTTAACTTCAACTGACGTTGTTGATACTGCGCAAAATAAATTAATACAACAATCAAATGAATTAGTTGAAAAAGCTTTAAATGAACTTTTATTGGTTTTAAAAGAAAAAGCAATTGAACATAAAGAACAAATTATAATGGGAAGAACCCATGGTATGTATGGAGAACCAACTTCATTAGGACTAAAATTCTTGTTATGATTTGAAGAAATGCAAAGAAATTTAGAGCGACTAAAATTAGCAAGAAAACAAATAGAAGTTTCAAAAATTTCAGGTTCAATGGGTAACTACGCTAACCTTGAATTAGAAGTTGAAGAAATAGTTGCAAAAGAAATGAATTTAAATGTAGACAATCTTTCTACACAAGTAACTCAAAGAGATCGCCATGCTAATTTAATAATGGCATTCTCAAGTATTGCAACAACTTTAGAGAAAATGGCTATTGAAATTAGACATTTTCAAAGAAGTGAAGTTAGTGAAATTTGTGAAGGTTTTGACAAGGGACAAAAGGGTTCAAGTTCAATGCCTCACAAAAAGAATCCAATAAGTAGTGAAAATATCTCAGGTCTTGCAAGATATGTGAGAAGTTTTATTACTATGTCATTAGAAAACAACTTATTATGACATGAGAGAGACATCTCTCACAGTTCTAATGAAAGACTTATGTTACCAGACGTTTTTAACATAATTATTTACATAATAAATAGAATGAAAAATACCATTGATAATGTGGTTGTTAATAAAATTAACATTGAAAAACACATAAATGAACAAAAAGGACTTTTCTTTAGTCAAAGGGTATTAACTTACATCTTAATGAAGTATAATTACTCTAGAGAGCAAATTTATGATTTCGTACAAAAATGTACTTTGGAAGCGCAAAGTAACGGAAGCGAATTCAAAGAAGTTCTACTAAATAACGGTATTTTAAGCTATATTGAAAATGAAAAAGAATTAGAGGAATTATTTGACCTGAAATTCTTTATAAGGAATGTAGATAAGATTTTTAGAAGGGTGTTGTAA